ATCTCCGCAGCCATGTTGACCATCCGCCTTATGCCCGGAATGGGGAGCGCCCTTACTGAAGGACTCCAAACCGGCTCGCGCATATCGTCTGTATCAAAGTCGTCTATCTGTGCTGCCACGGCTATCTCTCCTCTGCCTTTCTATGCCCATGCACCCGTTAAAGGGCGTCTCGAAAAACTTACCCGGAGCCGGAGCCATCGTCTGCCCCGGTTTGGAGGACGCCGTGAATCCATCCCTGGAGGCTCCATGGCGCCATCCCTGGCGCTATGAACTCCAAACCGGGGCAGACGATGGCTCCGGGCAAGTTTTTCGAGGCGACCTAAAGGACCCTTGGCCGCGAGGAGCCTTAGGCGCCTCCTGACTCCCCAGTCACTACCCCGTTGGCGAGGCCATCACAAACCTTGTATATTGCCGCTAGTATAGATACGGTGCCAAGGATATAAAAACTACTGGAGAACAGACTCAATGGCCAGCAGCGAGCTTCCTGTAATCGCCCTGCTAACCGCCCCGGAAGAAGCGCCTCCCCCAGGCCTAGAGCGCCTTGACGGGCGGGCGATAATAAATCATGCCACTAGCCGCGAAGGCCTTATAGCTGCAATATCCGATGCGGATATACTCCTAGTGACCGATTTCCGCACCCGCATCGTCGCCGAGGCCTGGCCTTACGCCAAGCGCCTGCAGTGGGTGCATGCTACCAGCGCGGGGGTCGACGCCCTACTCTTTCCCGAACTTATCGAATCGCCAATACCGGTCACCAACGCCCGGGGTATATTTGATCGGGCCATAGCCGAGACCGTTTTGGGCATGGTCCTGATGTTCGCCAAGGATTTTCGTACCACTATTGCCCTGCAGCAGCGCCATGAGTGGCGCCATCGCGAAACCCAGCGCATCCAAGATAAACATGTTTTAGTATTCGGTGCCGGCTCGATTGGCCGCCAGATAGCCCGCATGCTCACTGCCGCCGGCATGCATGTCGAGGGCATAGCCAGTCGCGAGCGGAGTGAAGATCAGGATTTCGCCGCCATCCACGGTCCCGAGGCTTTTTACGAGCAGCTCGGCCAAGCCGACTACGTGGTCATTGCCGCCCCGCTAACTGAATCAACCCGCGGACTATTCGACGTCAAGGCCTTCAAGTCCATGGCCAATAACGCCAAGCTAATCAACATCGGCCGCGGCCCTATAGTAGTAACTCAGGATCTGATCATTGCCCTGCGCAACGGCGACATCGCCGCCGCTGCACTAGACGTCTTCGAAGAGGAGCCGCTGCCCTCAGACCACCCCCTTTGGGAGATGAGCAATGTATTCATATCTCACCACATGGCCGGCGACTTCATTGGCTGGCGTTCGGCCCTTATTCACCAGTTCGCGGACAATTTCGAGCGTTGGCAGGCCGGCTCTGCGCTACGTAATATAGTAGATAAGAAACGGGGATATGTACCACCGGAGGGTTCCTGATGAGTCATTGCGCTAACACCGAAATCGCCGATCTAACAGCGCTAGAGATGTTGCGCCGCTTTCGCTCCGGCACCCTTTCTCCTGTCGAGGCCGCCGAAGCCACCCTAGAGCGAATCCATCGGCACAACAACCAGGTCAACGCCTATTGCCTAGTAGATGAGGAGACTACCCTGAGGGCCGCCCGGCTTAGCGAGCAGCGCTACCGCCATCTACAGCCCCAGGGGCTCATTGATGGCGTTCCAGTCGCCATTAAAGATGTCTTCCTTACCCGCGGCTGGCCCAATCTCAAGGGATCCAAGACGGTCGACCCAAA
This Halorhodospira halochloris DNA region includes the following protein-coding sequences:
- a CDS encoding D-2-hydroxyacid dehydrogenase → MASSELPVIALLTAPEEAPPPGLERLDGRAIINHATSREGLIAAISDADILLVTDFRTRIVAEAWPYAKRLQWVHATSAGVDALLFPELIESPIPVTNARGIFDRAIAETVLGMVLMFAKDFRTTIALQQRHEWRHRETQRIQDKHVLVFGAGSIGRQIARMLTAAGMHVEGIASRERSEDQDFAAIHGPEAFYEQLGQADYVVIAAPLTESTRGLFDVKAFKSMANNAKLINIGRGPIVVTQDLIIALRNGDIAAAALDVFEEEPLPSDHPLWEMSNVFISHHMAGDFIGWRSALIHQFADNFERWQAGSALRNIVDKKRGYVPPEGS